One part of the Capricornis sumatraensis isolate serow.1 chromosome 13, serow.2, whole genome shotgun sequence genome encodes these proteins:
- the MYB gene encoding transcriptional activator Myb isoform X1 codes for MARRPRHSIYSSDEDDEDIEMCDHDYDGLLPKSGKRHLGKTRWTREEDEKLKKLVEQNGTDDWKVIANYLPNRTDVQCQHRWQKVLNPELIKGPWTKEEDQRVIELVQKYGPKRWSVIAKHLKGRIGKQCRERWHNHLNPEVKKTSWTEEEDRIIYQAHKRLGNRWAEIAKLLPGRTDNAIKNHWNSTMRRKVEQEGYLQESSKASQPPVTTSFQKNSHLMGFTHAPPSAQLPPTGQPSVNSDYPYYHISEAQNVSSHVPYPVALHVNIVNVPQPAAAAIQRHYNDEDPEKEKRIKELELLLMSTENELKGQQTLPTQNHTCSYPGWHSTTIADHTRPHGDSAPVSCLEEHHSTPSLPADPGSLPEESASPARCMIVHQGTILDNVKNILEFAETLQFIDSDASSWGDLSSFELFEEADFSPSQHDAGKALQLQQREGSVNRPAGEPSTRANRRKLSEGSLDLPKPFPPARPSTIPRVILRKKRGQASSVATGQSSSLIPADVSSSTPKRSPVKSLPFSPSQFLNTSNNHENLDLEMPSLTSTPLNGHKLTVTTPFHRDQTVKIQKENTIFRTPAIKRSILESSPRTPTPFKHALTAQEIKYGPLKMLPQTPSHLVEDLQDVIKQESDESGIVAEFQENGQPLLKKIKQEVESPTDKAGNFFCSNHWEGDSLNTQLFTQASPVADMPNILTSSVLMTPVSEDEDNVLKAFTVPKNRSLASPLQPCNGAWESASCGKTDDQMTASGQPRKYVNAFSTRTLVM; via the exons AATCGAACAGATGTGCAGTGCCAGCACCGATGGCAGAAAGTACTAAACCCTGAGCTCATCAAGGGTCCTTGGACCAAAGAGGAAGATCAGAGA GTGATAGAGCTTGTACAGAAATACGGTCCGAAACGTTGGTCTGTTATTGCCAAGCACTTAAAGGGGAGAATTGGAAAACAATGTAGGGAGAGGTGGCATAACCACTTGAATCCAGAAGTTAAGAAAACCTCCTGgacagaagaggaagacagaattATTTACCAGGCACACAAGAGACTGGGGAACAGATGGGCAGAAATCGCAAAGCTACTGCCTGGACG AACTGATAATGCTATCAAGAACCACTGGAATTCTACAATGCGTCGTAAGGTCGAGCAGGAAGGTTATCTGCAGGAGTCTTCTAAAGCCAGCCAGCCACCAGTGACCACAAGCTTTCAGAAGAACAGCCATTTGATGGGCTTTACGCATGCTCCACCTTCAGCTCAACTCCCTCCAACTGGCCAACCCTCAGTTAACAGTGACTATCCCTATTACCACATTTCTGAAGCACAAAAC GTCTCCAGTCACGTCCCATATCCTGTAGCATTACATGTAAATATAGTCAATGTCCCTCAGCCAGCTGCTGCAGCTATTCAG AGACACTATAATGATGAAGACCCTGAGAAAGAAAAGCGAATAAAGGAGTTAGAGTTGCTTCTAATGTCAACTGAGAATGAACTCAAAGGACAGCAGACACTTCCA ACACAGAACCACACATGCAGCTACCCCGGGTGGCACAGCACCACCATTGCCGACCACACCAGACCTCATGGAGACAGTGCACCTGTTTCCTGTTTGGAAGAGCACCACTCCACTCCATCTCTGCCCGCAGATCCCGGCTCCCTACCTGAAGAAAGTGCCTCTCCTGCCAGGTGCATGATCGTCCACCAAGGCACCATCCTGGACAATGTTAAGAACATCTTAGAATTTGCAGAAACACTTCAATTTATAGATTCT GATGCTTCATCGTGGGGTGATCTCAGCAGTTTTGAATTGTTTGAAGAAGCAGATTTTTCACCTAGCCAACACGATGCAGGCAAAGCCCTCCAGCTTCAGCAGAGAGAGGGCAGTGTGAATAGACCTGCAGGAGAGCCTAGCACGAGGGCGAACAGACGCAAGTTGAGTGAGGGTTCACTTGACCTGCCCAAGCCCTTCCCTCCTGCGAGGCCCAGCACAATTCCACGGGTCATCCTTCGAAAAAAGCGGGGCCAGGCCAGCTCCGTAGCCACTGGACAGTCTAGTTCCTTGATACCTGCTGACGTCAGCAGTTCAACTCCCAAGCGTTCCCCTGTCAAAAGCCTACCATTCTCCCCCTCGCAG TTCTTAAATACTTCCAATAACCATGAAAACTTAGACTTGGAAATGCCTTCTTTAACTTCCACCCCACTAAATGGTCACAAATTGACTGTTACAACTCCATTTCATAGAGACCAGACTGTgaaaattcaaaaggaaaatacTAT cttcagAACTCCAGCTATCAAAAGGTCAATTCTAGAAAGCTCTCCAAGAACTCCTACACCATTCAAACATGCACTCACAGCTCAAGAAATTAAATATGGTCCCCTGAAGATGCTA CCTCAGACACCATCTCATCTAGTAGAAGACCTACAGGATGTGATCAAACAGGAATCTGATGAATCTGGGATTGTTGCTGAGTTTCAAGAAAACGGACAACCTTTACTGAAGAAGATTAAACAAGAG GTGGAATCTCCAACTGATAAAGCAGGAAACTTCTTCTGCTCAAACCACTGGGAAGGGGATAGTCTGAACACTCAGCTGTTCACACAGGCATCGCCTGTGGCAGACATGCCA aaTATTCTTACAAGTTCCGTTTTAATGACGCCAGTATCAGAAGATGAAGACAATGTTCTCAAAGCATTTACAGTACCTAAAAACAGGTCCCTGGCAAGTCCCTTGCAG CCTTGTAACGGTGCCTGGGAATCTGCATCCTGTGGGAAGACAGACGATCAGATGACAGCTTCCGGTCAGCCTCGGAAATATGTGAATGCCTTCTCAACCCGGACTCTGGTCATGTGA
- the MYB gene encoding transcriptional activator Myb isoform X2 produces the protein MARRPRHSIYSSDEDDEDIEMCDHDYDGLLPKSGKRHLGKTRWTREEDEKLKKLVEQNGTDDWKVIANYLPNRTDVQCQHRWQKVLNPELIKGPWTKEEDQRVIELVQKYGPKRWSVIAKHLKGRIGKQCRERWHNHLNPEVKKTSWTEEEDRIIYQAHKRLGNRWAEIAKLLPGRTDNAIKNHWNSTMRRKVEQEGYLQESSKASQPPVTTSFQKNSHLMGFTHAPPSAQLPPTGQPSVNSDYPYYHISEAQNVSSHVPYPVALHVNIVNVPQPAAAAIQRHYNDEDPEKEKRIKELELLLMSTENELKGQQTLPTQNHTCSYPGWHSTTIADHTRPHGDSAPVSCLEEHHSTPSLPADPGSLPEESASPARCMIVHQGTILDNDASSWGDLSSFELFEEADFSPSQHDAGKALQLQQREGSVNRPAGEPSTRANRRKLSEGSLDLPKPFPPARPSTIPRVILRKKRGQASSVATGQSSSLIPADVSSSTPKRSPVKSLPFSPSQFLNTSNNHENLDLEMPSLTSTPLNGHKLTVTTPFHRDQTVKIQKENTIFRTPAIKRSILESSPRTPTPFKHALTAQEIKYGPLKMLPQTPSHLVEDLQDVIKQESDESGIVAEFQENGQPLLKKIKQEVESPTDKAGNFFCSNHWEGDSLNTQLFTQASPVADMPNILTSSVLMTPVSEDEDNVLKAFTVPKNRSLASPLQPCNGAWESASCGKTDDQMTASGQPRKYVNAFSTRTLVM, from the exons AATCGAACAGATGTGCAGTGCCAGCACCGATGGCAGAAAGTACTAAACCCTGAGCTCATCAAGGGTCCTTGGACCAAAGAGGAAGATCAGAGA GTGATAGAGCTTGTACAGAAATACGGTCCGAAACGTTGGTCTGTTATTGCCAAGCACTTAAAGGGGAGAATTGGAAAACAATGTAGGGAGAGGTGGCATAACCACTTGAATCCAGAAGTTAAGAAAACCTCCTGgacagaagaggaagacagaattATTTACCAGGCACACAAGAGACTGGGGAACAGATGGGCAGAAATCGCAAAGCTACTGCCTGGACG AACTGATAATGCTATCAAGAACCACTGGAATTCTACAATGCGTCGTAAGGTCGAGCAGGAAGGTTATCTGCAGGAGTCTTCTAAAGCCAGCCAGCCACCAGTGACCACAAGCTTTCAGAAGAACAGCCATTTGATGGGCTTTACGCATGCTCCACCTTCAGCTCAACTCCCTCCAACTGGCCAACCCTCAGTTAACAGTGACTATCCCTATTACCACATTTCTGAAGCACAAAAC GTCTCCAGTCACGTCCCATATCCTGTAGCATTACATGTAAATATAGTCAATGTCCCTCAGCCAGCTGCTGCAGCTATTCAG AGACACTATAATGATGAAGACCCTGAGAAAGAAAAGCGAATAAAGGAGTTAGAGTTGCTTCTAATGTCAACTGAGAATGAACTCAAAGGACAGCAGACACTTCCA ACACAGAACCACACATGCAGCTACCCCGGGTGGCACAGCACCACCATTGCCGACCACACCAGACCTCATGGAGACAGTGCACCTGTTTCCTGTTTGGAAGAGCACCACTCCACTCCATCTCTGCCCGCAGATCCCGGCTCCCTACCTGAAGAAAGTGCCTCTCCTGCCAGGTGCATGATCGTCCACCAAGGCACCATCCTGGACAAT GATGCTTCATCGTGGGGTGATCTCAGCAGTTTTGAATTGTTTGAAGAAGCAGATTTTTCACCTAGCCAACACGATGCAGGCAAAGCCCTCCAGCTTCAGCAGAGAGAGGGCAGTGTGAATAGACCTGCAGGAGAGCCTAGCACGAGGGCGAACAGACGCAAGTTGAGTGAGGGTTCACTTGACCTGCCCAAGCCCTTCCCTCCTGCGAGGCCCAGCACAATTCCACGGGTCATCCTTCGAAAAAAGCGGGGCCAGGCCAGCTCCGTAGCCACTGGACAGTCTAGTTCCTTGATACCTGCTGACGTCAGCAGTTCAACTCCCAAGCGTTCCCCTGTCAAAAGCCTACCATTCTCCCCCTCGCAG TTCTTAAATACTTCCAATAACCATGAAAACTTAGACTTGGAAATGCCTTCTTTAACTTCCACCCCACTAAATGGTCACAAATTGACTGTTACAACTCCATTTCATAGAGACCAGACTGTgaaaattcaaaaggaaaatacTAT cttcagAACTCCAGCTATCAAAAGGTCAATTCTAGAAAGCTCTCCAAGAACTCCTACACCATTCAAACATGCACTCACAGCTCAAGAAATTAAATATGGTCCCCTGAAGATGCTA CCTCAGACACCATCTCATCTAGTAGAAGACCTACAGGATGTGATCAAACAGGAATCTGATGAATCTGGGATTGTTGCTGAGTTTCAAGAAAACGGACAACCTTTACTGAAGAAGATTAAACAAGAG GTGGAATCTCCAACTGATAAAGCAGGAAACTTCTTCTGCTCAAACCACTGGGAAGGGGATAGTCTGAACACTCAGCTGTTCACACAGGCATCGCCTGTGGCAGACATGCCA aaTATTCTTACAAGTTCCGTTTTAATGACGCCAGTATCAGAAGATGAAGACAATGTTCTCAAAGCATTTACAGTACCTAAAAACAGGTCCCTGGCAAGTCCCTTGCAG CCTTGTAACGGTGCCTGGGAATCTGCATCCTGTGGGAAGACAGACGATCAGATGACAGCTTCCGGTCAGCCTCGGAAATATGTGAATGCCTTCTCAACCCGGACTCTGGTCATGTGA